In Persicimonas caeni, a single window of DNA contains:
- a CDS encoding NYN domain-containing protein encodes MNERIEATPNIAIFADTENVAIGVREAKYGELDIALVLERLLDKGNIILKKAYCDWSNYKQLKKPLHEAAFELIEVPHVSYSGKNSADIRMVVDALDVCYSNDHVDLFVILTGDSDFSPLVTKLRENNKRVIGIGVKHTSSDLLIENCDEYIYYDDLVRDKKKSKSNKRSKGRKTSGGRSSKGGRKSKGSNQKSEGGSKEEALEMVLDQVEALFRERDANVWASLVKQTLKRKRPNFSETFYGYRNFSHLLEDAEKKGLLEIEKDEKSGGYIIQAFGPKA; translated from the coding sequence ATGAACGAACGCATCGAAGCTACGCCGAATATCGCCATTTTCGCCGACACCGAAAACGTCGCCATCGGCGTTCGCGAAGCCAAATACGGCGAGCTCGACATCGCCCTGGTCCTCGAGCGCCTGCTCGACAAGGGCAACATCATCCTCAAGAAGGCCTACTGCGACTGGTCGAATTACAAGCAGCTCAAAAAGCCGCTGCACGAAGCCGCCTTCGAACTCATCGAAGTCCCCCACGTCAGCTATTCGGGCAAGAACAGCGCCGACATCCGCATGGTCGTCGACGCCCTCGACGTCTGCTACAGCAACGACCACGTCGACCTGTTCGTCATCCTGACCGGCGACAGCGACTTCTCCCCGCTGGTGACCAAGCTGCGCGAGAACAACAAGCGCGTCATCGGCATCGGCGTCAAGCACACCTCGAGCGACCTGCTCATCGAGAACTGCGACGAGTACATCTACTACGACGACCTGGTGCGCGACAAAAAGAAGTCGAAGTCGAACAAGCGCTCCAAGGGCCGAAAGACCTCCGGCGGACGCTCGTCCAAAGGTGGGCGAAAGAGCAAAGGCAGCAATCAGAAGTCCGAGGGCGGCTCCAAAGAGGAGGCGCTCGAGATGGTCCTCGACCAGGTCGAGGCGCTGTTCCGCGAGCGCGACGCCAACGTGTGGGCCTCGCTGGTCAAGCAGACCCTCAAGCGCAAGCGGCCGAACTTCTCGGAGACCTTCTACGGCTACCGCAACTTCAGCCACCTGCTCGAAGACGCCGAAAAGAAGGGCCTGCTCGAGATCGAAAAGGACGAGAAGTCCGGCGGCTACATCATTCAGGCGTTCGGCCCGAAAGCTTGA
- a CDS encoding thymidylate synthase, which produces MRQYLDLMAHVLEHGTDKGDRTGTGTRSVFGYQMRFDLQEGFPAVTTKKLHFKSIIYELLWFLKGSTNVGYLQDNGVRIWNEWAGEDGELGPIYGHQWRSWPTADGGQIDQIKGVIDNIKNNPDSRRHIVSAWNVGQLDEMALPPCHILFQFYVANGKLSCQLYQRSADIFLGVPFNIASYALLTHMVAQVTGLEVGDFIHTLGDAHLYSNHLEQAEEQLIRKPYDLPELRLNPDVTDIDAFDYDDIEIVGYESHPHIKAPIAV; this is translated from the coding sequence ATGCGACAATATCTCGACTTGATGGCCCACGTGCTCGAGCACGGCACTGACAAGGGCGACCGCACCGGCACCGGCACCCGCAGCGTCTTCGGCTACCAGATGCGCTTCGACCTGCAGGAGGGCTTCCCGGCGGTGACCACCAAGAAGCTGCACTTCAAGTCGATCATCTACGAGCTGCTGTGGTTCCTCAAAGGCAGCACCAACGTGGGCTACCTGCAGGACAACGGCGTGCGTATCTGGAACGAGTGGGCCGGCGAGGACGGTGAGCTCGGCCCCATCTATGGCCACCAGTGGCGCAGCTGGCCGACCGCCGACGGCGGCCAGATCGACCAGATCAAAGGGGTCATCGACAATATCAAAAACAACCCCGACAGCCGCCGCCACATCGTCAGCGCTTGGAACGTCGGCCAGCTCGACGAGATGGCCCTGCCGCCGTGCCACATCCTCTTCCAGTTCTACGTGGCCAACGGCAAGCTGAGCTGCCAGCTGTACCAACGAAGCGCCGACATCTTCTTGGGTGTGCCCTTCAACATCGCCTCTTATGCGCTCCTGACCCACATGGTCGCCCAGGTCACCGGACTGGAGGTCGGCGACTTCATCCATACATTGGGTGATGCGCACCTGTACTCGAACCACCTCGAGCAGGCCGAAGAACAGCTCATCCGCAAGCCCTACGACCTGCCCGAGCTTCGCCTCAACCCGGACGTCACCGATATCGACGCGTTCGACTACGACGACATCGAGATCGTCGGCTACGAGTCGCACCCGCATATCAAGGCGCCGATTGCTGTTTGA
- a CDS encoding dihydrofolate reductase, giving the protein MKISPIVACAWNMTIGKDGDLPWHLPADLRFFKQTTMGKPMIMGRRTFETLPGALKGRLNIVLTRQEDFSPEGVEVAHSIDEALVIAQEAYPDADEVMILGGARVYGELLPIADRLYLTVIHDTFDGDTFFPAFDIDEWEIASVEHHDADLKNKYPYSFYRLERVAQKPVLAVSQEEAGELPGVLRQR; this is encoded by the coding sequence ATGAAAATCTCACCTATCGTCGCGTGTGCATGGAACATGACCATCGGCAAGGACGGCGACCTGCCCTGGCACCTGCCCGCAGACCTGCGTTTTTTCAAGCAGACCACCATGGGCAAGCCCATGATCATGGGCCGGCGCACCTTCGAGACGCTGCCCGGCGCGCTCAAGGGCCGCCTCAACATCGTGCTCACCCGCCAAGAGGACTTCTCACCCGAGGGCGTCGAGGTGGCGCACTCGATCGACGAGGCGCTGGTGATCGCCCAGGAGGCCTATCCCGACGCCGACGAGGTCATGATCTTGGGCGGCGCGCGCGTCTACGGCGAGCTGTTGCCGATTGCCGACCGGCTCTATCTGACGGTTATCCACGACACGTTCGACGGCGACACGTTCTTTCCCGCCTTCGACATCGACGAGTGGGAGATCGCCTCGGTCGAGCATCACGACGCCGACCTGAAGAATAAGTATCCCTACAGTTTTTATCGGTTGGAGAGGGTGGCTCAGAAGCCGGTGCTGGCGGTCAGCCAGGAAGAGGCAGGAGAGTTGCCGGGGGTCTTGCGGCAGAGGTGA
- a CDS encoding porin family protein, which yields MKKLMNATVALGLLLVSSSAAAAVCVEVDEERDNLAPAERQATKTMVEQALEGEDLNVARDNCTTTYTIYSLRLGNSVTANISGPEGSRTQKAHSLEELPETYNQITRALISGEEGQNAGVDRHNVTKKQSAPRRVLADNIYYLRLGYGLVAGGDIGNGPAFGFGWRYELDQFGIDISGFNFMFDNTDADDGLNWSLLRLGGLYFFDPVNNSTPYAGAALSYGWTGLSEEVATNDYNFYSGNGLQGELTAGYEFLRASTIRMFVEANAVLPFYTVDRTFNDDEDSKYAPTFTVSIGLGYDPDPNPVIEVYD from the coding sequence ATGAAGAAGTTGATGAATGCCACTGTCGCCCTTGGCTTGTTGCTGGTCTCCAGCAGCGCGGCCGCCGCGGTCTGCGTCGAGGTCGACGAAGAACGCGACAACCTGGCCCCCGCCGAGCGACAAGCGACCAAGACGATGGTCGAGCAGGCGCTCGAAGGCGAAGACCTGAACGTCGCGCGTGACAACTGCACGACAACCTACACCATCTACAGCCTGCGCCTGGGCAACTCGGTCACCGCCAATATCTCCGGCCCCGAGGGCTCGCGCACGCAGAAGGCGCACTCTCTCGAAGAGCTGCCCGAGACCTACAACCAGATCACCCGCGCGCTGATCTCCGGTGAAGAGGGACAGAACGCCGGCGTCGACCGCCACAATGTCACCAAGAAGCAGTCCGCGCCGCGCCGCGTACTCGCCGATAATATCTACTACCTGCGCCTGGGCTACGGCCTGGTGGCCGGCGGCGATATCGGCAACGGCCCCGCCTTCGGCTTCGGCTGGCGCTACGAGCTCGACCAGTTCGGCATCGACATCTCGGGCTTCAACTTCATGTTCGACAACACCGATGCGGATGACGGCTTGAACTGGAGCCTGCTGCGACTCGGCGGGCTGTACTTCTTCGACCCGGTCAACAACAGCACCCCGTACGCCGGCGCCGCGCTGAGCTACGGCTGGACCGGACTCTCCGAAGAGGTCGCCACCAACGACTACAACTTCTACAGCGGCAACGGCCTGCAGGGCGAGCTGACCGCCGGCTACGAGTTCCTGCGCGCCAGCACCATTCGCATGTTCGTCGAAGCCAACGCGGTGCTCCCCTTCTACACCGTCGACCGCACCTTCAACGACGACGAAGACTCGAAGTACGCCCCGACCTTCACCGTCTCGATCGGCCTGGGTTACGACCCCGACCCCAACCCGGTCATCGAAGTGTACGATTGA
- a CDS encoding GAF domain-containing protein, with protein sequence MSNRHKTYEETIERIKAILEGEDDWIAAMATVACELHHAFDHYHWTGFYRRTGPQMLTVGPYQGGHGCLHIDFARGVCGAAARTQQTQLVDDVHQFPGHIACSSTTQSEIVVPVLTPDGDVLAVLDVDSDDPAAFDEVDREHLESLCAWLGRTFNHQPRHRG encoded by the coding sequence ATGAGTAATCGCCACAAGACGTACGAAGAGACCATCGAGCGCATCAAAGCGATCTTGGAGGGCGAAGACGACTGGATCGCGGCCATGGCCACGGTCGCCTGCGAGTTGCACCACGCCTTCGACCACTACCACTGGACCGGCTTCTATCGACGTACCGGGCCCCAGATGCTCACCGTCGGCCCCTACCAAGGAGGCCACGGCTGCTTGCACATCGACTTCGCCCGCGGCGTCTGCGGCGCCGCCGCGCGCACCCAACAGACTCAGCTCGTCGACGACGTCCACCAGTTCCCCGGCCACATCGCCTGCTCGTCGACCACCCAGTCCGAGATCGTGGTGCCCGTGCTCACCCCCGACGGCGACGTCTTGGCCGTGCTCGACGTCGACTCCGACGACCCCGCCGCCTTCGACGAAGTCGACCGAGAGCACCTCGAGTCGCTTTGCGCCTGGCTCGGCCGCACGTTCAATCATCAACCCCGTCACCGCGGGTAA
- a CDS encoding RcpC/CpaB family pilus assembly protein → MNRGYLSKWIVSFAAALSLVACERGAGQTEVEPGGAFLQSGAGAPEALWEGGMGSAPAPHALEVQLPRGERAIFLELDARQAVGGTVRAGDDVDIQLTVDVYSVQPPDPIIADAAGASRPGGGWLATTILQNVRVLRTEPVAEKPGTWSLAVAATREEAQLLRVTQASGQLSLLLRHPKNDEISPVSRLSLKSGLMDLEVFNRERQKRQEAKPRPRTDSNAPVAWRLAPEMRAMALPVELPAAVTRHLEAGSWIDIDVTLPMTSRDRVVAKSTLDSKQDVVGSLAMSLLQNVRVLAASGGQNGQPTNVVVEVTEQEAKLLALGASYGELDIAMRPEGDHEFGSVRRKSMKQVLQDLEVINRARKTRVKRRVRRKLDSSIRVYRGSSRPSAGASKSNAEATSEKEARAPRIVPGPPQRSATVDFAAPDPPKEPAKTELASQTDALEQAAQNPIKSTKDEPRSTFALDVDTGSYTLARRYLQEDELPPAERVRVEEFVNYFDYDNPYPTDKPFAVTVEGAPSPFWRTKKHKIVRIGVQAKRENELTRRPINLTFLVDTSSSMRGGDRLGLVKRALIELTRNLGPEDTIAIVQYNDRVDQVLGRASADQKPGIVSAIKSMRAGGATDLEAGFRRAYKLARLGFEEGKENRVVLLSDGDPNVGAQTHRALLSAVEEESERGVTLSTVGFGRSNYGDGLMEQLADNGDGNSFYISDKDEAKRLFGERLLSTLVVVARDVKAQVEFDPAVVSSYRRIGYVNRTLSEDDWHDAAADAGEIGAGHRVTVLYEVELVDEAPKKPLGTVKVRYKLPDKSEAFEIEASLSDEVMQPSFAKASVDLRFAASVVGFAEILGESPLGRYLSLEAIAQTAKEVAGEDSDRLEFVELVERARQLRSARDAKVKLSGRTPE, encoded by the coding sequence ATGAATCGTGGATACCTGTCGAAGTGGATCGTGTCGTTCGCAGCGGCTCTCTCGCTGGTGGCCTGCGAGCGCGGCGCTGGCCAGACCGAGGTCGAGCCGGGCGGGGCGTTTTTGCAGTCGGGCGCGGGTGCGCCGGAGGCGTTGTGGGAGGGGGGCATGGGCTCGGCGCCCGCGCCCCACGCCCTCGAGGTGCAGCTTCCTCGCGGCGAGCGCGCGATTTTCTTGGAGCTCGACGCACGCCAGGCCGTCGGAGGTACGGTGCGGGCCGGTGACGACGTCGACATCCAGTTGACGGTCGATGTCTATTCGGTCCAACCGCCCGACCCGATTATTGCGGACGCTGCAGGGGCGTCGCGGCCCGGCGGAGGCTGGCTGGCGACGACGATCCTGCAAAACGTCAGGGTGCTGCGTACCGAGCCGGTCGCCGAGAAGCCGGGGACATGGTCCTTGGCGGTCGCGGCGACGCGCGAGGAGGCCCAGCTGTTGCGCGTGACACAGGCCAGCGGGCAGCTGTCGCTGCTCTTGCGGCATCCCAAGAACGACGAGATCAGCCCGGTGAGCCGCCTGTCGCTCAAGAGCGGGCTCATGGACCTCGAGGTGTTCAACCGGGAGCGACAGAAGCGCCAGGAGGCCAAGCCTCGTCCGCGAACCGATTCGAACGCGCCGGTCGCCTGGCGCTTGGCGCCCGAGATGCGCGCGATGGCGCTGCCGGTCGAGCTGCCCGCGGCGGTCACGCGCCATCTGGAGGCGGGCTCGTGGATCGACATCGACGTCACCCTTCCCATGACCTCGAGGGATCGCGTGGTGGCTAAGTCGACTCTGGACTCGAAGCAAGACGTGGTCGGGAGCCTGGCGATGTCGTTGCTGCAGAACGTCCGGGTGCTGGCGGCCTCCGGGGGCCAAAACGGCCAGCCGACGAACGTGGTCGTCGAGGTGACCGAGCAGGAGGCCAAGCTGCTGGCGCTGGGGGCGAGTTACGGCGAACTCGACATCGCGATGCGGCCCGAGGGGGACCACGAGTTCGGATCGGTGCGGCGCAAGAGCATGAAGCAAGTGCTCCAAGATCTCGAGGTGATCAACCGCGCGCGGAAGACGCGTGTGAAGCGGCGTGTGCGCAGGAAGCTGGACTCCTCCATTCGGGTCTATCGCGGGTCGAGTCGTCCGTCGGCCGGCGCGAGCAAGTCCAATGCCGAGGCCACGTCCGAGAAGGAGGCTCGCGCGCCTCGAATCGTCCCCGGCCCTCCCCAGCGCTCGGCCACTGTCGACTTCGCTGCTCCCGACCCACCAAAGGAGCCCGCAAAAACAGAGCTGGCCAGCCAGACCGATGCGCTCGAACAAGCCGCCCAGAACCCCATCAAGTCGACGAAAGACGAGCCGCGCTCGACCTTCGCGCTCGACGTCGACACCGGCAGCTACACTCTGGCGCGCCGATACCTGCAGGAAGACGAGTTGCCGCCGGCCGAGCGGGTGCGCGTCGAGGAGTTCGTCAATTACTTCGACTACGACAACCCCTATCCGACCGACAAGCCGTTCGCGGTGACCGTGGAGGGGGCGCCGAGCCCGTTCTGGCGCACCAAGAAGCACAAGATCGTGCGCATCGGCGTGCAGGCCAAGCGCGAGAACGAGCTGACACGGCGGCCCATCAACCTGACGTTTCTGGTCGACACCTCCTCGTCGATGCGCGGCGGCGACCGCCTCGGTCTGGTCAAACGCGCGCTCATCGAGTTGACCCGCAACCTGGGGCCCGAGGACACCATCGCGATCGTGCAGTACAACGACCGGGTCGACCAGGTCTTGGGACGCGCGTCGGCCGACCAGAAGCCGGGGATCGTCTCGGCCATCAAGTCGATGCGCGCGGGCGGGGCGACCGACTTGGAGGCGGGGTTTCGGCGCGCCTACAAGCTGGCGCGTCTGGGCTTCGAAGAGGGCAAGGAGAATCGCGTCGTGTTGCTCTCGGACGGCGACCCGAACGTGGGCGCCCAGACGCACCGGGCGCTGCTCTCCGCCGTCGAAGAGGAGAGCGAGCGTGGGGTGACCCTGTCGACGGTCGGCTTCGGCCGCAGCAACTACGGCGACGGGCTCATGGAGCAACTCGCCGACAACGGCGACGGCAACAGCTTCTACATCTCCGACAAAGACGAGGCCAAACGCCTGTTCGGCGAGCGGCTCTTGTCGACGCTGGTGGTCGTGGCGCGCGACGTGAAGGCGCAGGTCGAGTTCGACCCCGCCGTCGTCTCGAGCTATCGGCGCATCGGCTACGTCAACCGCACGCTCAGCGAGGACGACTGGCACGACGCGGCGGCCGACGCCGGCGAGATTGGCGCCGGGCACCGGGTGACGGTGCTCTACGAGGTCGAGTTGGTCGACGAGGCGCCCAAAAAGCCGCTCGGCACGGTCAAGGTGCGCTACAAGCTCCCCGACAAGAGTGAGGCGTTCGAGATCGAGGCGTCGTTGAGCGATGAGGTGATGCAGCCGAGCTTCGCGAAGGCGTCGGTCGACCTTCGGTTTGCGGCGAGCGTGGTGGGCTTTGCCGAGATTCTTGGCGAGTCGCCCCTGGGCAGGTACCTGAGCCTCGAGGCGATCGCGCAGACGGCAAAAGAGGTGGCCGGAGAAGACTCCGACCGCCTCGAATTCGTCGAGCTCGTCGAGCGAGCCCGTCAGTTGCGCAGTGCGCGTGATGCGAAGGTCAAGCTTTCGGGCCGAACGCCTGAATGA
- a CDS encoding class I adenylate-forming enzyme family protein, producing MSREYISRLFRHVHSGSDRTAFALGERQVSWAELDALSRRYAAGLSALGLERGDRVAVIVETSIDMIVALLGHYRLGLVHVPVNTAYRDVEVGHILRDSGARAVLVDAGTPSHEVLRGLDAPQPLAHRIVLGGEDLDEAELGFDALLDTEPLVGEPVPEDDDLSLFIYTSGTTGKSKGVEHTYRSVVSNIDNLTGLWQWSTDDRQVLALPLFHVHGLGIGVHGTLIRGCTTTLHEAFDAERVAEAVGDGATIFMGVPTMHTRLVRLMDADPTVAEKLSGARLFTSGSAALPVDIFEKFRDHTGHAILERYGMSETMLTLSNPYEEERRPGTVGFPVPGCEVRVVDADMNDVTPEQTGQIVVRGDSVMRGYWKQPERTEEAFEDGWFLTGDVATVDEDGYISIVGRQSVDIIKSGGYKISAREIERVLRQNPKVLEVAVVGLPDPEWGEKIAAAVVPTDEARAGADEAAWLDEFASQVEDSLASYKKPRALAIIDQLPRNALGKVQKHRLVERFSK from the coding sequence ATGTCTCGCGAGTATATCTCCCGCCTCTTTCGCCACGTTCACTCCGGTTCCGATCGCACCGCTTTCGCCCTGGGGGAGCGTCAGGTTTCTTGGGCCGAACTCGACGCCCTCTCGCGACGCTACGCCGCCGGGTTGAGCGCGCTGGGGCTCGAGCGCGGCGACCGCGTCGCCGTCATCGTCGAGACCTCCATCGACATGATCGTCGCCCTCCTCGGCCACTATCGGCTCGGCCTGGTCCACGTCCCCGTCAACACCGCCTATCGAGACGTCGAAGTGGGTCATATCCTGCGCGACTCAGGTGCGCGTGCCGTGCTCGTCGACGCGGGAACCCCGTCGCACGAAGTCCTGCGCGGGCTCGACGCCCCGCAGCCCCTCGCCCACCGCATTGTGCTCGGCGGCGAGGACCTCGACGAGGCCGAACTGGGCTTCGATGCACTGCTCGACACCGAGCCGCTGGTCGGCGAGCCGGTCCCCGAGGACGACGACCTGTCGCTGTTCATCTACACCTCGGGCACCACGGGCAAGAGCAAGGGCGTCGAGCACACCTACCGTTCGGTCGTCTCCAATATCGACAACTTGACCGGCCTCTGGCAGTGGTCGACCGACGACCGCCAGGTGCTCGCGCTGCCGCTCTTCCACGTCCACGGGCTGGGCATCGGCGTCCACGGCACACTCATTCGCGGGTGCACCACGACCCTGCACGAGGCGTTCGACGCCGAACGGGTCGCCGAGGCCGTGGGCGACGGTGCCACGATCTTCATGGGCGTTCCCACCATGCACACCCGGCTGGTGCGCCTGATGGACGCCGATCCTACGGTCGCCGAGAAGCTTTCGGGCGCGCGCCTGTTTACGTCGGGCTCGGCGGCGCTGCCAGTCGACATCTTCGAGAAGTTTCGCGACCACACCGGCCACGCCATTCTGGAGCGCTACGGCATGAGCGAGACCATGCTCACGCTGTCGAACCCCTACGAGGAGGAACGCCGCCCGGGCACCGTCGGCTTTCCGGTGCCGGGCTGTGAGGTCCGGGTGGTCGACGCCGACATGAACGACGTCACGCCCGAGCAAACCGGCCAGATCGTGGTGCGCGGCGACAGCGTCATGCGCGGCTACTGGAAGCAACCCGAGCGCACCGAAGAGGCCTTCGAGGACGGCTGGTTTCTGACCGGCGATGTCGCCACGGTGGACGAGGACGGATATATTTCGATTGTCGGACGTCAGTCGGTCGATATCATCAAGTCGGGCGGCTACAAGATCTCGGCGCGCGAGATCGAGCGCGTGCTGCGCCAAAACCCCAAGGTGCTCGAGGTGGCCGTCGTCGGCCTGCCCGACCCGGAGTGGGGCGAGAAGATCGCCGCGGCGGTCGTGCCCACCGACGAGGCGCGCGCCGGGGCCGACGAGGCGGCCTGGCTCGACGAGTTTGCAAGCCAGGTCGAGGACTCGCTGGCGAGCTATAAGAAGCCGCGCGCCCTGGCGATCATCGACCAGCTGCCGCGAAACGCGCTGGGCAAAGTTCAAAAGCATCGACTGGTGGAGCGTTTTTCGAAGTGA
- a CDS encoding alpha/beta fold hydrolase, with translation METRTYHNNRTTLAGDGTSLAWRSEGDGPAIVFVNGFATSNSYWLYLIERFRRRGQLVTWDLKGHGRSGPARDLEQVSIEGSVDDMLRVMDAAGVEKATLIGFSMGCQIILEAWRHAPDRISAIVPILGPYERPFDTAFPRGVGRIAFELFKRTGSRLGGLALKSASLTSQHPVSYTIAKLAGLVGKNVRYRDMEPFFEHLAEIDGPTWAALGVAAQSHSARDVLPTIEVPTLIVTGGKDSFAPPRLGQKMQRLVPDSELLVVPKAGHTGLLGHNEVIEEEVEHFLERHGLITDE, from the coding sequence ATGGAGACCAGGACGTACCACAACAACCGCACCACGCTGGCAGGCGACGGCACCTCGCTTGCGTGGCGAAGCGAAGGTGATGGGCCCGCCATCGTCTTCGTCAACGGGTTCGCCACGTCGAACTCGTACTGGCTCTACCTCATCGAGCGCTTCCGCCGGCGCGGCCAATTGGTGACCTGGGACCTCAAAGGCCACGGCCGCTCCGGGCCGGCGCGCGACCTCGAGCAGGTCAGCATCGAGGGCTCGGTCGACGACATGCTGCGCGTCATGGACGCCGCCGGCGTCGAGAAAGCCACGCTCATCGGCTTCTCGATGGGTTGCCAGATCATCTTGGAGGCCTGGCGCCACGCCCCCGATCGTATCTCGGCGATCGTGCCCATCCTCGGCCCCTACGAGCGCCCCTTCGACACGGCCTTTCCGCGCGGAGTCGGGCGTATCGCCTTCGAGCTGTTCAAGCGCACCGGCTCGCGCCTCGGCGGCCTCGCCCTCAAGAGCGCCAGCCTGACGAGCCAACACCCGGTCTCCTACACCATCGCCAAGCTCGCCGGGCTGGTCGGCAAGAACGTGCGCTACCGCGACATGGAGCCCTTTTTCGAGCACCTCGCCGAGATCGACGGGCCCACCTGGGCCGCGCTCGGCGTGGCCGCCCAATCGCACTCGGCGCGCGACGTGCTGCCGACCATCGAAGTCCCCACGCTCATCGTCACCGGCGGCAAAGACTCGTTCGCCCCGCCGCGGCTGGGCCAAAAAATGCAGCGCCTCGTGCCCGACAGCGAGCTCTTGGTGGTCCCCAAGGCAGGCCACACCGGGCTGTTGGGTCATAATGAAGTCATCGAAGAAGAGGTCGAGCACTTCCTCGAACGCCACGGATTGATCACCGATGAGTAA